One genomic segment of Armatimonadota bacterium includes these proteins:
- a CDS encoding AbrB/MazE/SpoVT family DNA-binding domain-containing protein codes for MPLVRVGPKRQITIPKVISSRLRLEPGDLVEVQAKGGQVLLTPKRVVDRAPAPSLSHVEQRLLNSAGTKTRRIRADVRGSKGLTDDEVAVAVKSGLIPGDQAWWWHERWQRREREAERDLRAGKVTRYRSAEALIRELHDAAQVRRRA; via the coding sequence ATGCCGTTGGTTCGCGTAGGGCCGAAGCGCCAGATCACGATTCCAAAGGTGATCTCGAGCCGCCTTCGCTTGGAGCCAGGCGATCTGGTGGAGGTTCAGGCGAAGGGAGGTCAGGTGCTCCTCACCCCCAAGCGCGTGGTAGACCGGGCTCCCGCACCGTCACTGAGCCATGTGGAGCAGCGTCTCCTGAATTCGGCAGGTACAAAGACCAGGCGGATTCGGGCGGACGTGCGTGGGTCAAAGGGGCTAACCGATGACGAGGTGGCTGTGGCGGTGAAGTCGGGACTCATCCCCGGCGACCAGGCGTGGTGGTGGCATGAGCGATGGCAGCGGCGGGAGCGTGAAGCGGAACGCGACCTCCGGGCCGGGAAGGTCACGCGGTACCGATCCGCAGAGGCTCTGATCAGGGAACTCCACGATGCCGCTCAGGTTCGTCGCAGGGCGTAG
- a CDS encoding type II toxin-antitoxin system RelE/ParE family toxin, whose protein sequence is MTYRLLYHPAVARDDLAAISPEVRERIARAVETRLCTAPERYGVPLRGTLKGYWKLRVGDHRAIYRVVGDEIWILAIRHRRDMYGEVRDLVTRALERQGSLAPPGSCMLPWRR, encoded by the coding sequence ATGACCTACCGCCTCCTCTACCACCCAGCGGTGGCCCGGGATGATCTCGCAGCGATCAGCCCCGAGGTCCGAGAGCGTATCGCCCGGGCGGTGGAAACCCGCCTATGCACCGCCCCGGAGCGGTATGGTGTCCCCCTGCGCGGCACCCTGAAGGGGTACTGGAAGCTGCGCGTCGGGGACCACCGGGCTATCTACCGGGTGGTCGGGGATGAGATCTGGATCCTCGCGATCCGTCACCGGCGCGACATGTACGGAGAGGTGCGCGACCTGGTCACCCGGGCGCTGGAGAGGCAGGGTTCCCTGGCACCCCCGGGGTCGTGCATGCTACCATGGCGACGGTGA
- a CDS encoding nucleotidyltransferase domain-containing protein: MRSGSSRSVTGATCTERCATWSPGRWRGRVPWHPRGRACYHGDGEPMHISGQQARDLTGVAEKHGLRLIVAFGSRVTGKDHPDSDLDLAVLPSPGAEVPVGALSALIADLAGIFPGVEVDVSLMHQADPLFLKKIFETGVLLHGDEVEFRRHRVYAFRRYSEYLPYLRIEEAATRRLVERLRRAD, from the coding sequence ATGAGATCTGGATCCTCGCGATCCGTCACCGGCGCGACATGTACGGAGAGGTGCGCGACCTGGTCACCCGGGCGCTGGAGAGGCAGGGTTCCCTGGCACCCCCGGGGTCGTGCATGCTACCATGGCGACGGTGAGCCGATGCACATCAGCGGACAGCAGGCGCGGGACCTCACGGGCGTCGCCGAGAAGCATGGCCTACGCCTGATCGTTGCCTTTGGATCGCGCGTGACCGGTAAGGACCACCCCGATAGCGATCTCGACCTTGCCGTCCTCCCCTCCCCCGGCGCGGAGGTTCCCGTCGGAGCGCTGTCCGCCCTGATCGCAGATCTCGCAGGGATCTTCCCCGGAGTCGAAGTTGACGTCTCGCTCATGCATCAAGCCGACCCCCTGTTCCTCAAGAAGATCTTCGAGACGGGGGTGCTGCTGCACGGCGACGAGGTCGAGTTCCGCCGGCACCGCGTTTACGCGTTCCGACGCTACAGCGAGTACCTCCCCTACCTCCGTATCGAGGAGGCGGCAACGCGGCGGCTGGTCGAGAGGCTGCGCCGTGCCGATTGA